One window from the genome of Cuculus canorus isolate bCucCan1 chromosome 12, bCucCan1.pri, whole genome shotgun sequence encodes:
- the CTXND1 gene encoding cortexin domain-containing 1 protein — protein MEGPTPEPVYVDVDKGLTLACFVFLCLFLIVMIIRCAKVIMDPYSAIPTSTWEEQHLDD, from the coding sequence ATGGAGGGACCAACCCCAGAGCCTGTGTACGTTGATGTGGACAAGGGACTGACGTTAGCATGTTTCgtcttcctctgcctcttcttGATTGTGATGATTATTCGCTGTGCAAAAGTCATCATGGACCCTTATAGTGCCATCCCTACGTCTACATGGGAGGAGCAGCATCTAGATGACTGA